A genomic region of Sideroxydans sp. CL21 contains the following coding sequences:
- the phnD gene encoding phosphate/phosphite/phosphonate ABC transporter substrate-binding protein: MTLLFLFAIAIGVQAAPDLDPDTLKVALLPDENASTIIKNNQPLKDYLEVTLGKKIELIVTTDYSSMIEAMRHGRIDLAYFGPLSYVLARQRSEIEPFVALKSKGSTTYQSVVIANVASGIQKIEDIKGKDVAFGDKASTSSHLIPKSMLAEKGLDTGRDYEEHFVGSHDAVAMAVQNGHAQAGGLSRPIFESLVERKIIDPAKVIVVEYSKPFPQYPWVMRSNLKPELKDKIRSAFLNLKDPAVLKPFKADGFEAITDKDYDVVRNLGYLLKIDLASYM, encoded by the coding sequence ATGACACTGCTTTTCCTGTTTGCCATTGCCATCGGCGTTCAAGCGGCACCGGACCTGGACCCCGATACGCTCAAGGTGGCACTGCTACCGGATGAAAATGCCAGCACTATCATCAAGAACAACCAGCCACTCAAGGACTACCTCGAGGTTACTCTGGGAAAAAAGATAGAACTCATCGTAACTACCGACTACTCTTCGATGATCGAAGCGATGCGTCATGGCCGTATCGATCTAGCCTATTTCGGACCTCTCTCCTATGTGCTGGCACGCCAGCGCAGCGAGATCGAACCGTTCGTAGCCCTCAAGAGCAAAGGTAGTACAACTTATCAATCGGTAGTCATTGCCAATGTGGCGTCCGGCATCCAAAAGATTGAGGACATCAAGGGCAAGGACGTGGCATTTGGTGACAAGGCATCGACCTCCAGCCATTTGATCCCTAAATCGATGCTGGCAGAAAAGGGGCTTGATACGGGACGCGACTATGAGGAGCATTTCGTAGGGTCTCACGACGCTGTGGCCATGGCTGTACAGAACGGACACGCCCAGGCCGGCGGTTTGAGCCGACCGATCTTTGAATCTCTTGTCGAGCGCAAGATCATTGATCCGGCCAAGGTGATTGTCGTGGAATATTCGAAACCTTTCCCCCAGTATCCGTGGGTGATGCGCTCAAACCTGAAGCCTGAATTAAAAGACAAGATTCGCTCGGCATTCCTCAATCTAAAGGATCCGGCGGTGCTCAAGCCTTTCAAGGCCGATGGCTTCGAAGCGATTACCGATAAGGACTACGATGTAGTGCGCAATCTTGGCTATCTGCTGAAGATCGATCTGGCCTCGTACATGTAA
- the phnC gene encoding phosphonate ABC transporter ATP-binding protein yields MIELTNVSVKYPKEVVALHPTTLRFRRGEFNVLLGASGAGKSSLLRCLNLLNTPTTGSLQAEDIGCIDTNAKLRLHRSRTGMIFQQHQLIGRQTALANVLLGRIGFHSTWRTLFPLPRAEQQIALECLDRVGLLHKSTERVDRLSGGQLQRVGIARALAQKPRLMLADEPVASLDPSTSRRVLTQLKSICREDGITTVVSLHQVDLAREYADRVVALAHGRIVFDGAPEELTDVLLQTIYDQAPGNVREVVTSTPLMSPHFDLAIDKE; encoded by the coding sequence GTGATAGAACTCACGAATGTTTCAGTCAAATACCCCAAAGAGGTGGTAGCGCTGCACCCGACTACGCTGCGTTTCAGACGCGGGGAATTCAATGTGTTGCTGGGTGCTTCCGGAGCCGGGAAGTCCAGCCTATTGCGTTGTCTCAATCTGCTCAACACACCAACGACAGGTTCGCTTCAGGCAGAGGATATTGGTTGCATCGACACAAACGCCAAACTCAGGCTGCATCGCAGCCGCACTGGCATGATATTCCAGCAGCACCAGTTGATCGGCCGCCAGACGGCACTCGCCAATGTTCTACTGGGTCGCATCGGCTTTCACTCAACATGGCGAACACTGTTTCCGCTCCCGCGTGCGGAGCAGCAAATCGCGCTGGAGTGTCTGGATCGTGTCGGATTGCTGCACAAGTCTACTGAACGAGTGGACCGACTAAGTGGAGGCCAATTGCAGCGCGTCGGTATCGCCCGTGCACTGGCACAGAAGCCCCGCCTGATGCTGGCAGATGAACCGGTGGCCAGTCTTGATCCATCGACTTCGCGGCGCGTGTTGACCCAGCTCAAGAGTATCTGCCGCGAAGATGGCATCACGACTGTGGTCAGCCTGCACCAAGTGGATCTGGCGCGGGAATATGCGGACCGGGTTGTTGCTCTGGCGCATGGCCGCATCGTGTTTGACGGCGCGCCCGAAGAATTAACCGACGTATTGCTGCAAACGATCTACGACCAGGCTCCGGGCAACGTCCGGGAAGTGGTCACTTCTACACCCCTGATGTCCCCCCATTTTGACCTAGCCATTGATAAGGAGTAA
- a CDS encoding IS1182 family transposase: MMGFQTDNQERLFYSFNLEDQVPQNHLLRGINQYLDLSELRKHLSEHYSNTGRPSIDPELIIRMLIIGYSFGIRSERRLCEEVHLNLAYRWFCRLGLEDKVPDHSSFSKNRHGRFRESDAFRHLFESVLQRCMSEGLVRGEGFATDASIIKADAQRQRGLSGDQAIDWCKREEATRPVREYLTALEETNDTPAPSKYVSLTDPSATWTGAAGGPAFFAYSTNYLIDLDAGIIVDVEASTVSRNAEVEATKTMIDRVEEKFDLKPARLVGDTNYGTAPILGWLVDEKHIAPHVPVWDKSERDDGSFGRSAFTFDAENNCYVCPAGKFLKTAWRSKKKDPFRYRASQHDCQSCPFKPQCCPNVKNRKIDRSPQEPARDVARAIGKTDAFQESSRQRKKVEMLFAHLKRILRLDKLRLRGFSGAQDEFLLAATAQNLRRMAKWLTPVASEVNAVPA, from the coding sequence ATGATGGGCTTTCAGACAGACAACCAAGAACGGCTTTTCTACTCTTTCAACCTTGAAGACCAAGTTCCCCAGAATCATCTCCTACGCGGCATCAATCAGTATCTCGATTTAAGCGAACTCCGCAAACATCTCTCTGAGCACTACAGCAATACAGGCAGGCCCTCTATTGACCCTGAGTTAATTATTCGTATGCTGATCATCGGCTACAGCTTTGGTATTCGGTCCGAGCGTCGCCTGTGCGAAGAAGTCCATTTGAATCTTGCCTACCGCTGGTTCTGTCGTTTGGGGCTAGAAGATAAGGTTCCGGATCATTCCTCTTTCTCCAAGAACCGGCATGGACGGTTTCGTGAGAGTGATGCATTCCGTCATTTGTTTGAGAGCGTGCTGCAACGTTGTATGTCCGAAGGACTGGTTCGCGGTGAAGGTTTTGCTACCGATGCCAGTATCATTAAAGCGGATGCACAGCGTCAGCGCGGCCTATCAGGCGATCAAGCAATTGACTGGTGCAAACGCGAGGAAGCAACCCGCCCGGTACGCGAGTACCTGACGGCACTCGAAGAAACAAACGATACGCCAGCACCATCGAAGTACGTATCACTCACTGATCCATCTGCAACCTGGACTGGCGCAGCAGGTGGTCCAGCCTTCTTTGCATACTCGACTAACTACCTGATTGATCTGGACGCAGGCATCATCGTGGATGTCGAAGCCTCTACAGTGAGTCGGAACGCTGAAGTTGAAGCCACGAAGACGATGATTGATCGTGTCGAGGAGAAGTTCGACCTAAAGCCAGCGCGACTGGTTGGCGACACCAACTATGGAACGGCACCTATACTTGGGTGGCTGGTTGATGAGAAACATATCGCTCCGCACGTTCCCGTGTGGGACAAGTCTGAACGTGATGACGGGAGCTTCGGCCGTTCTGCCTTTACCTTTGATGCCGAGAACAATTGCTATGTCTGCCCGGCAGGTAAGTTTCTGAAGACTGCATGGCGAAGTAAAAAGAAGGATCCATTTCGTTATCGTGCCAGCCAACATGACTGCCAATCCTGCCCGTTCAAACCGCAGTGCTGCCCCAATGTGAAAAATCGTAAAATTGATCGCAGTCCACAAGAACCCGCTCGCGATGTCGCAAGAGCGATTGGTAAAACGGATGCATTCCAGGAATCGAGCAGACAACGGAAGAAAGTTGAGATGCTATTTGCTCACCTGAAACGCATACTCAGATTGGACAAGCTTAGGCTAAGGGGATTCAGTGGCGCACAGGATGAGTTTCTATTGGCGGCGACTGCTCAAAATCTGCGACGAATGGCGAAATGGCTTACCCCTGTAGCATCGGAAGTTAATGCAGTACCGGCTTAA
- a CDS encoding Rrf2 family transcriptional regulator has product MASVNTQFSIAVHVLAAIANYKSAFTSEVLAGSVNANPVFVKRILVKLSKAKLVTTTVGKSGGYDLARSPKSISLFDIYSAVNPPSAFAIHTYAESKGCVVSCNIKEVMSEVLIGTQNAVENDLKRTTLADVVLKIKSKSR; this is encoded by the coding sequence ATGGCATCCGTGAATACCCAGTTTTCTATTGCTGTTCATGTATTGGCAGCGATCGCAAATTACAAGTCGGCTTTTACGTCGGAAGTTCTCGCAGGTAGCGTGAATGCGAACCCGGTTTTCGTTAAGAGAATTCTTGTCAAACTCTCCAAGGCGAAGCTGGTCACGACTACCGTGGGTAAGTCCGGGGGCTATGATCTGGCTAGAAGTCCAAAGAGCATTTCTCTCTTCGACATCTACTCTGCGGTCAACCCTCCAAGTGCTTTTGCCATCCACACTTATGCCGAAAGCAAGGGGTGTGTAGTGAGTTGTAACATCAAGGAAGTAATGAGCGAGGTTCTGATCGGTACACAGAATGCTGTCGAAAATGATCTGAAGCGGACCACTCTGGCGGATGTGGTTTTAAAAATTAAGAGCAAGTCCAGGTAG
- a CDS encoding NAD(P)-binding domain-containing protein produces MKFGFIGAGNVAQTYAKHFVRHGHEVVLSNSKGPDSLAELVRSIGPNAKAGTVKEAAKQDIVILAVRWEQAEQALAEVSDWNGRILVDATNRPLEEDTKGKTASEVIASYAPGARIVKALNTLVANWIQDYSDKKPKLVLFLSGDDTDAKRKLARALEETGFVPVDLGGLIDGGKLQEFGAPLSGLHLDLIKRLEF; encoded by the coding sequence ATGAAATTCGGATTTATTGGAGCAGGAAATGTGGCGCAGACATACGCCAAGCATTTTGTCCGGCATGGGCACGAGGTGGTTCTCAGTAACAGCAAGGGACCTGACTCGTTGGCCGAACTTGTTCGAAGTATCGGCCCGAATGCCAAAGCGGGCACCGTGAAAGAGGCGGCAAAGCAAGACATCGTAATTTTGGCTGTGCGCTGGGAGCAAGCAGAGCAAGCTCTCGCCGAAGTCTCTGACTGGAACGGGCGCATTCTCGTCGATGCGACGAATCGCCCTTTAGAAGAGGACACCAAGGGAAAGACTGCGAGCGAGGTCATTGCAAGTTATGCCCCTGGAGCTCGCATAGTCAAAGCACTCAATACGCTCGTGGCGAATTGGATTCAGGACTATTCAGACAAGAAGCCTAAATTAGTTCTGTTCCTTTCTGGTGACGACACCGACGCAAAACGGAAACTAGCCCGCGCCCTTGAGGAAACCGGCTTTGTCCCAGTGGACCTAGGCGGGCTGATCGATGGCGGAAAACTCCAGGAATTTGGAGCCCCGCTGAGCGGACTCCATTTGGATCTGATCAAGCGACTGGAATTTTGA
- a CDS encoding SDR family oxidoreductase: protein MSNNNGQKLAGKIAVITGGSSGMALASAKRFVEEGAYVFITGRRQEQLDKAVKLIGRNVTGVQGDSANLDDLDRLFDTVRREKGKIDILFASAGIGEVSKIGEITEKHFDTAFGLNTRGTLFTVQKALPLITDGGSIIMTSSNAGLKGFPGWGVYAASKAALHVFARTWVNELKERRIRVNVLCPGQVDTPMMDQVLDAKAKIQFGSLIPRGKMGTPDEIATVALFLASDDSIYVNGVELVADGGMVVS, encoded by the coding sequence ATGAGTAACAACAACGGACAAAAATTGGCAGGAAAAATCGCAGTAATCACAGGCGGATCAAGCGGTATGGCACTGGCGAGTGCCAAGCGTTTCGTTGAAGAAGGCGCATACGTATTTATTACGGGGCGTCGACAAGAGCAACTTGATAAGGCCGTCAAACTGATCGGGCGAAACGTAACCGGCGTGCAGGGAGACTCGGCCAACCTGGATGACTTGGACCGTTTGTTCGATACCGTCAGGCGGGAAAAAGGCAAAATCGATATCCTATTTGCGAGCGCCGGAATTGGGGAGGTCAGCAAGATTGGCGAGATTACGGAAAAGCACTTCGACACGGCTTTCGGGCTGAATACGCGCGGCACACTTTTCACCGTGCAAAAGGCGTTACCACTGATTACCGATGGTGGGTCGATCATCATGACCTCGTCGAATGCTGGGCTTAAGGGCTTTCCTGGTTGGGGTGTGTATGCCGCGAGCAAAGCCGCGCTGCATGTATTCGCACGTACTTGGGTTAACGAGCTGAAGGAGAGGAGGATTCGGGTGAACGTGCTGTGCCCTGGACAGGTCGATACGCCAATGATGGACCAGGTGCTGGATGCGAAGGCGAAAATACAGTTTGGATCTTTGATTCCGCGGGGAAAAATGGGCACCCCTGACGAGATCGCGACTGTGGCGCTATTTCTCGCTTCAGACGACTCGATTTACGTGAACGGCGTGGAGCTGGTGGCCGACGGTGGCATGGTTGTCTCCTAA
- the phnE gene encoding phosphonate ABC transporter, permease protein PhnE gives MNSNFVNFDQILNREQRAWNFGALRFAAILAVIVFCAHYVGLFDGKRLAEGVPSLFSLMGEMMPPNFTDARNWVKPVLDTLAMSIAGTALAICLSLPLAFLAARNTTPHPLVYQLARSLLNALRAIPELIMGIIFVAAVGFGALPGVLALGLHSIGMVGKFFAEAIEHADQAPIEAARAAGATPLQVLLHGVLPQVLPQLADTSIYRWEYNFRASTVMGMVGAGGIGFELMGSLRIMQYQDVSAILLVILLMVTLVDAFSGYLRKRFE, from the coding sequence ATGAACTCGAATTTCGTAAATTTCGACCAGATACTAAACCGCGAGCAGCGCGCCTGGAATTTTGGCGCGCTGCGGTTCGCGGCCATACTTGCGGTCATTGTGTTCTGTGCACATTACGTGGGCCTATTTGACGGCAAACGGCTCGCCGAGGGGGTTCCCAGTCTATTCAGTCTCATGGGCGAAATGATGCCGCCCAATTTTACCGACGCGCGCAATTGGGTAAAACCGGTCCTGGATACGCTCGCGATGAGTATCGCCGGTACGGCACTCGCGATCTGCCTGTCGTTACCGCTCGCCTTTCTGGCGGCGCGCAACACAACGCCGCATCCGCTTGTGTATCAGTTGGCACGCAGCCTGCTCAATGCGTTGCGCGCCATTCCCGAGTTGATCATGGGCATCATTTTCGTGGCCGCGGTCGGATTTGGTGCATTACCTGGCGTATTGGCGCTCGGATTGCATTCCATAGGCATGGTCGGCAAGTTCTTCGCCGAGGCGATTGAGCATGCCGACCAGGCACCAATAGAGGCGGCTCGTGCGGCAGGTGCCACGCCGCTACAAGTACTGTTGCACGGCGTATTGCCTCAGGTGTTGCCGCAGCTCGCCGATACATCGATCTACCGTTGGGAATACAACTTCCGGGCTTCAACCGTCATGGGAATGGTCGGAGCAGGCGGCATTGGTTTCGAACTGATGGGGTCGTTGCGCATCATGCAATATCAGGATGTATCGGCAATCTTGTTGGTGATTTTGCTGATGGTCACACTGGTGGACGCCTTTAGCGGATACCTCAGAAAACGCTTCGAATAG
- a CDS encoding LysR family transcriptional regulator — protein MSTLNLDQVASFLSISRNLSFRAGARVRGLSQGAISQQIQKLEAQLGVRLIERDSAGCSLTYEGRVFLPYAERLLTLSTNALGAFRDKPITIGASSNIGIYLLSPYVKAYLKGANEKSQLDVKIYQNPTVADKLATGEVDVAAMEWWDGRPGYEARLWRHEELVVIVPPNHPWASLKCLPRDMLKGVPLLGGEPGTGTGRILANYYGVDAPEITVGMQLGSTDAVKHWVKAGLGVSLVLASSVIEEIRAGMLVSVPLEDGGPQKALYIIWRDTLAENHPAHRFGSWLVSCADGSGADIHH, from the coding sequence CTGAGCACACTCAATCTTGATCAGGTCGCGAGTTTTCTGTCTATTTCCCGGAACTTAAGTTTCAGGGCGGGAGCTCGTGTGCGAGGGCTTTCACAAGGGGCCATCTCGCAGCAGATACAAAAACTGGAGGCGCAACTCGGCGTCCGTTTGATAGAAAGGGATTCAGCCGGTTGCAGTCTTACCTACGAGGGAAGAGTGTTTCTACCTTATGCAGAGCGTCTATTAACGCTAAGTACAAATGCATTGGGAGCATTCCGGGACAAACCGATCACAATTGGCGCCAGCAGCAATATTGGGATCTATCTGTTGTCGCCCTATGTAAAAGCTTATCTGAAAGGCGCCAATGAAAAGAGTCAACTGGATGTGAAAATTTACCAGAATCCGACAGTTGCCGATAAGCTGGCCACCGGAGAAGTGGATGTGGCAGCTATGGAATGGTGGGACGGACGCCCGGGTTATGAGGCACGTTTGTGGAGACATGAGGAACTCGTAGTCATTGTGCCGCCCAACCATCCCTGGGCTTCCTTGAAGTGTCTGCCACGTGACATGCTTAAGGGGGTCCCCTTGTTAGGGGGTGAGCCGGGAACCGGCACTGGACGGATTCTCGCCAATTATTATGGTGTTGATGCGCCCGAGATCACGGTTGGCATGCAACTCGGCTCAACAGATGCAGTGAAACATTGGGTCAAAGCGGGACTCGGAGTTTCGCTTGTTCTAGCTAGCTCGGTGATTGAAGAAATCCGGGCGGGAATGCTGGTGTCGGTACCGCTTGAAGATGGAGGGCCGCAAAAAGCGCTTTACATCATATGGCGTGACACACTTGCGGAGAATCATCCTGCCCACAGATTTGGCAGTTGGCTGGTTTCTTGTGCAGATGGCTCGGGTGCCGATATCCACCATTAG
- a CDS encoding phosphonate dehydrogenase produces the protein MKPKIVITSWVHPTVINRLSEHCIVVANDTKERLSREEILKRACDADVIMTFMTDSIDEAFVEACPRLRLIACALKGYDNYDVEACTKRGIWITNVPDLLTIPTAELTIGLLIGLTRKILQGDEFVRSGRFEGWRPALYGAGLTGRTLGFIGMGAVAQAIAARLQGYEMNLNYVDIKPLHPEFEGRWGLRRVGMEQLLADSDYVVPMVPYNPDTFHLIDAASIAAMKNGAFLVNACRGSVVDEEAVANALASGKLAGYAADVFEMEEWARLNRPHDISVRLLMDTDRTLFTPHIGSAVDSVRLAIEMEAASNILQFLNDEIPQGAINRPLEGVTV, from the coding sequence ATGAAACCAAAAATCGTTATTACAAGCTGGGTCCATCCCACCGTTATCAACCGTTTATCCGAACATTGCATTGTTGTTGCCAACGACACGAAGGAACGGCTCTCGCGCGAGGAGATACTGAAACGAGCTTGCGATGCAGATGTAATCATGACCTTCATGACGGACAGTATCGACGAGGCTTTTGTAGAGGCGTGTCCGCGCCTCCGCCTGATTGCCTGTGCGCTAAAAGGGTACGACAACTATGATGTGGAAGCCTGTACAAAACGCGGTATCTGGATCACCAATGTGCCGGACCTTCTAACCATACCGACTGCTGAGCTCACAATTGGATTGTTGATCGGGCTGACACGCAAGATCTTGCAAGGAGACGAATTCGTTCGAAGCGGGAGATTTGAGGGTTGGCGTCCTGCGCTCTACGGGGCTGGGCTGACCGGACGTACGCTCGGGTTTATCGGTATGGGCGCGGTTGCCCAAGCGATTGCAGCACGTCTTCAGGGATATGAGATGAACCTCAACTATGTAGATATCAAGCCTCTGCATCCGGAGTTTGAAGGACGTTGGGGTTTGCGGCGTGTCGGCATGGAGCAGCTACTGGCTGACAGCGATTATGTCGTTCCCATGGTCCCCTATAATCCGGACACTTTCCACCTGATTGATGCAGCATCGATTGCGGCCATGAAGAATGGTGCATTTCTGGTCAATGCCTGCAGGGGGTCTGTGGTTGACGAAGAGGCGGTCGCCAATGCACTTGCTTCCGGCAAACTGGCTGGTTACGCGGCTGATGTTTTCGAAATGGAAGAATGGGCGCGCCTCAATCGGCCGCACGACATTTCGGTGCGGCTGCTGATGGACACGGATCGAACGCTGTTTACGCCGCATATTGGATCAGCCGTAGATTCGGTGCGGCTCGCCATCGAGATGGAAGCAGCGTCTAATATTTTGCAGTTTCTGAACGATGAGATACCGCAGGGTGCGATCAATCGTCCGCTAGAGGGAGTTACGGTCTGA
- a CDS encoding ATP-binding protein, with protein MFRLLELETVHWDYWRNFKLPLNAPIITISGPNGSGKTTLLDALRTLLALECSKKRDYKRYVRRNGEDFCWLRGVIDNQRPPGSSKRPFGLPYQRDRITLACRIDKKGGDWNRKYWIADGEVNLQEIEKAGEEFGVRDYQRILHSAGLSPAIARVLSLEQGQTDKLCELSAKELLNLVFDVFGDKEVLERYQEARHYQEQTARELDAVQNQLEALGNSLEKHEQKVNRYREWQGLNQEKIELFSEKRPRLDYYLLKREAENAGRTLQAQRREWRAKRAELQKKQLELQVEQQALEAAQLRRQAAQESEQNQQRALNELNRELGNWEAIVKQHERLLHQADTAGGQTADARALERLEGERANLLVRIAELTRQQSQLDEILENLAAGRRSDPADVVAFRQALNQAGIAYDLLSDVIEIADASWQAAVEAVLAPFAHLVLLAKSKDAEHAMTLGEKLRYRHFIVPESIQPGLPPQGSLLEVVRFTKPVPEWLLRTLERTRRVEDATAGAKLSRGEDWITRQGYLRERRGGRYAAPEQARFGKARLEVLRQQRSELEKALEPLYEQRNGLTDHIRNLQAQLAGEDAVAQLAKRAAEFAEARQEYDSLVLRRRDNGVYQAQQEREQSDEAVKTAHDSLQNMKFSLQTLQNEITAKTNRGGREDQIKRLQAIRHNRKHFPPSWCDDAENQMIFDKYRDTTNIDLRIEEIERRFNNESWETDATVVALRDKIKADYQLMKNDLEHRRHDNETARSQTDAAREQYINVLRHTVTRYVKNIRTLGELAGIKIEHEPVLLGNDDLALAQAGLAVRFDFDEKGFMGMNDGDASGGQQVMKSLILLVGLMMEESHPGGFVFIDEPFAHLDIVNIERVSTFLKATRAQYLLTTPVTHNVSIYDPSMLTLVTFKKRPNESWAPGVKVLVRDTHA; from the coding sequence ATGTTTCGCCTGCTTGAACTGGAAACCGTACACTGGGATTACTGGCGCAATTTCAAACTTCCGCTGAATGCGCCCATCATCACCATCTCCGGCCCCAACGGATCGGGCAAAACTACCCTACTTGATGCCTTGCGTACTCTGCTCGCGTTAGAGTGTTCCAAGAAACGCGATTACAAGCGCTATGTGCGGCGCAATGGCGAAGATTTCTGCTGGCTGCGCGGTGTGATCGACAACCAGCGCCCTCCCGGTAGTAGCAAGCGCCCATTTGGCTTGCCCTACCAACGGGATCGCATCACGCTGGCCTGTCGCATCGACAAGAAAGGCGGTGACTGGAATCGAAAATACTGGATCGCAGACGGCGAAGTGAACCTACAGGAGATCGAGAAAGCCGGCGAGGAATTTGGTGTACGTGACTACCAGCGCATACTCCACAGTGCCGGGCTGTCGCCCGCCATCGCACGGGTACTTTCGCTGGAACAGGGGCAGACCGACAAGTTGTGCGAACTGTCGGCCAAAGAGCTATTGAACTTGGTGTTCGATGTATTTGGCGACAAGGAAGTGCTTGAGCGCTATCAGGAAGCGCGCCACTATCAGGAACAAACGGCACGCGAACTCGATGCCGTACAGAACCAGTTGGAGGCTTTGGGCAACAGCCTGGAAAAACATGAACAGAAAGTAAATCGTTATCGCGAATGGCAAGGACTCAATCAGGAGAAAATTGAGTTATTTTCGGAAAAGCGCCCGCGTCTGGATTACTACCTGCTGAAACGCGAGGCCGAAAATGCTGGACGCACGTTGCAAGCCCAGCGGCGCGAATGGCGAGCTAAACGCGCAGAACTTCAGAAGAAACAACTTGAATTACAAGTTGAGCAGCAAGCGCTTGAAGCTGCGCAATTGCGCAGGCAAGCGGCACAGGAAAGCGAACAGAATCAGCAACGCGCATTGAACGAACTAAATCGCGAACTGGGCAACTGGGAAGCCATCGTCAAGCAGCACGAGCGCCTCTTACATCAGGCCGATACTGCTGGGGGACAGACAGCCGACGCGCGTGCGCTCGAACGACTGGAAGGGGAGCGGGCCAACTTGCTGGTGCGCATCGCCGAGCTTACCCGACAGCAAAGCCAACTCGACGAGATTCTAGAAAATCTCGCTGCAGGACGCCGCTCCGACCCTGCCGACGTAGTGGCGTTCCGTCAGGCGTTAAATCAGGCTGGTATTGCTTACGATCTACTCAGCGATGTCATTGAGATTGCAGATGCGTCATGGCAAGCTGCGGTGGAAGCCGTGTTAGCTCCATTTGCACACCTTGTATTGCTGGCGAAAAGCAAGGATGCAGAGCATGCGATGACACTGGGCGAGAAGCTTCGCTATCGCCATTTCATCGTGCCCGAGAGCATACAACCAGGTCTGCCGCCGCAAGGTTCATTGCTGGAAGTTGTTCGTTTTACCAAGCCTGTACCGGAATGGTTGCTACGGACTCTGGAAAGAACTCGCCGCGTCGAGGATGCCACCGCAGGAGCAAAGTTGTCGCGTGGCGAAGACTGGATCACACGTCAAGGTTATTTGCGCGAACGGCGCGGAGGACGTTACGCTGCACCAGAGCAGGCGCGTTTTGGCAAAGCTCGCCTCGAAGTATTGCGTCAGCAACGATCCGAACTAGAGAAAGCCCTTGAGCCGTTGTACGAACAGCGCAATGGCCTGACTGATCACATCCGGAACCTGCAAGCACAATTGGCAGGAGAGGATGCAGTCGCACAACTGGCGAAACGTGCTGCCGAGTTTGCCGAGGCTCGTCAGGAATACGATTCACTCGTGTTACGCCGACGCGATAATGGTGTATATCAGGCACAGCAAGAACGCGAACAATCCGACGAAGCCGTCAAAACGGCGCACGATTCATTGCAGAATATGAAATTCAGTCTGCAAACGCTACAGAATGAAATTACAGCCAAGACAAATCGTGGCGGGCGTGAAGATCAAATCAAACGCCTGCAAGCGATACGCCATAACCGGAAGCATTTTCCTCCAAGCTGGTGTGACGACGCGGAAAATCAAATGATCTTCGACAAATATCGGGACACCACCAATATTGATCTGCGCATTGAAGAAATCGAACGGCGTTTCAACAACGAATCCTGGGAAACGGATGCCACCGTAGTCGCGCTGCGTGACAAAATCAAAGCTGACTATCAGCTGATGAAAAACGATCTTGAACATCGCCGCCACGACAACGAGACGGCACGTAGCCAGACAGATGCTGCGCGAGAGCAATACATCAATGTGTTGCGACACACTGTCACGCGCTATGTTAAGAACATTCGCACACTTGGCGAACTCGCCGGAATTAAAATTGAACACGAACCGGTATTACTCGGCAATGACGATCTCGCACTGGCGCAAGCCGGGTTGGCAGTGCGCTTCGATTTCGACGAGAAGGGCTTCATGGGCATGAACGACGGAGACGCCTCCGGCGGTCAACAGGTAATGAAATCGCTTATTCTGTTGGTTGGGCTGATGATGGAAGAATCTCATCCAGGCGGTTTCGTGTTTATCGACGAACCGTTCGCCCATCTCGACATTGTCAATATCGAGCGGGTATCCACCTTTCTCAAGGCTACGCGAGCACAATACCTGCTCACCACGCCCGTTACACACAACGTCAGCATTTATGACCCGTCAATGCTTACACTAGTGACATTCAAAAAGCGCCCCAATGAATCCTGGGCTCCGGGCGTCAAGGTACTGGTCCGCGATACCCATGCCTGA